In a genomic window of Sulfuriferula nivalis:
- a CDS encoding EpsD family peptidyl-prolyl cis-trans isomerase — translation MKNQQQTRFSLCSRSMLLGLMCVPFFLAGCSSSHGVDKGKTQVVAKVNGEEVTVHEVNQYMSHLTQLDGTPEQMRKQAIDAVIDQHLLQTAAKQAKLDRDVNVVQAELDSKKNILIDAYKARQFHSGTAPTDQQIAAYYQSHPVLFSDRKLYQLQQLRVQSSAENQTSLLAQLKQSDNIDAFVHWLDAQHIPYDTSNTTKAPEDMSPSERSLIMQIKVGEAAILNQDQDSISIDLLLATQPQPISLAHAQLRIRDLLIAESAAQQVALWLKQARLNSKIVYTDIAQ, via the coding sequence ATGAAGAACCAGCAGCAGACTCGATTTTCGTTATGTTCACGTAGTATGTTGCTGGGACTGATGTGTGTCCCATTTTTTTTGGCGGGTTGCAGTTCCTCCCATGGAGTTGATAAAGGCAAAACGCAAGTGGTGGCCAAAGTGAATGGCGAGGAAGTCACTGTTCATGAAGTTAATCAGTATATGTCGCACCTTACCCAGTTAGATGGCACACCAGAGCAAATGCGCAAGCAGGCTATTGATGCAGTGATCGATCAGCACTTGTTACAAACGGCAGCTAAACAGGCCAAACTGGATCGAGATGTGAATGTGGTGCAGGCTGAACTGGATAGCAAGAAGAATATATTGATTGATGCTTACAAAGCACGCCAATTTCATAGTGGCACAGCGCCTACCGATCAGCAAATTGCAGCTTATTATCAATCACATCCCGTATTGTTCAGTGACCGCAAGTTGTATCAGTTACAACAGTTACGTGTACAAAGCAGCGCTGAGAACCAGACTTCGTTACTGGCGCAATTGAAGCAAAGCGATAATATTGATGCATTTGTCCACTGGCTTGATGCGCAGCATATTCCGTACGATACCAGTAACACCACAAAAGCTCCGGAAGATATGAGCCCGTCTGAGCGCAGCCTGATTATGCAAATCAAGGTCGGTGAAGCGGCGATACTTAATCAGGATCAGGACAGCATTAGTATAGATTTATTGTTAGCCACGCAACCTCAACCCATTTCGCTCGCGCATGCGCAATTGCGGATACGTGACTTGCTGATAGCAGAGAGCGCGGCGCAACAAGTGGCATTGTGGTTGAAGCAGGCACGCCTTAATTCCAAAATAGTCTATACCGATATTGCGCAATAA
- a CDS encoding phosphatase PAP2 family protein codes for MATAITGWLLAGRAWRLTMWWLLLFLGAMSIVVASKIAFIGWGIGSREYDFTGFSGHVTRAMSITPVLLYLLTQRASAMMRLGAIALGVGFGTLIAVSRIMVHAHSLSESIAGWLLGGTISFVFIYLLHKAPPIRAHYGLIALGLVGLIFATPFVEPTPTQRWITQAALYLSGHDRPYIRVTWQPAPKSWRPSNDVEI; via the coding sequence ATGGCTACAGCTATCACTGGCTGGCTACTAGCTGGTCGGGCATGGCGGTTAACCATGTGGTGGCTGCTGTTGTTTTTAGGTGCGATGAGCATTGTTGTCGCCAGTAAAATTGCATTTATAGGCTGGGGAATAGGTAGTCGTGAATATGACTTTACCGGCTTTAGTGGTCATGTAACACGCGCAATGTCGATCACGCCAGTATTGCTTTATCTGCTTACGCAAAGAGCATCCGCAATGATGCGTTTAGGCGCAATAGCACTGGGAGTTGGTTTTGGCACGTTGATCGCGGTTTCCCGAATTATGGTACACGCTCATTCCTTGTCGGAATCAATAGCGGGCTGGCTATTAGGCGGCACTATCAGTTTTGTGTTTATTTATTTGCTACACAAAGCCCCACCAATTCGCGCTCACTACGGTTTAATTGCGCTGGGTTTAGTTGGCCTGATATTCGCCACCCCTTTTGTAGAACCAACCCCCACACAGCGCTGGATTACGCAAGCAGCACTGTATCTGTCAGGTCATGATCGCCCATATATTCGCGTTACTTGGCAGCCTGCCCCAAAATCCTGGCGACCAAGTAATGATGTAGAAATTTAA
- a CDS encoding IS91 family transposase → MIRLAHIVATYAAKLLAQHGHHLLPSQQAALTAFQTCRSQMSPRMQLACDDCQTPSYLPHSCGHRHCPHCQAHESQRWIDQQLHKSIPANYFMLTFTVPAQLRTLAWQHQRVMYDLITRCAWETVNTFSQNDNKLRGSAGAVTVLHTHNRRLDYHPHVHLVMPAVAFNPKQRRMRHKHGNYLFNHKALAKVFRAKLLAGIRQAGLTLPNDYPTDWVVDCKAVGTGQHALIYLGRYLYRGVIQEKDILSDRHGQVTFRYRNSQTKQMETRTLSGVAFLRLILQHILPKGYRRARNFGYLHPNSKLLTQLQLTHLWRRNNPPPAQPRPAIRCQCCGGVMKIVRTRIKAIPLATSAPSIKREHRADDTGWETMR, encoded by the coding sequence ATGATCAGACTGGCGCACATCGTAGCAACCTACGCAGCTAAACTGCTTGCACAACACGGTCATCACCTATTGCCCAGCCAGCAAGCTGCCTTAACCGCCTTTCAAACCTGCCGTAGCCAGATGAGCCCGAGGATGCAACTTGCCTGTGATGATTGTCAAACACCCAGCTACCTGCCACATTCCTGCGGTCATCGGCATTGCCCGCATTGCCAGGCGCACGAATCACAGCGCTGGATAGACCAGCAATTACACAAATCCATCCCCGCCAACTACTTCATGCTCACCTTCACCGTGCCCGCCCAGTTGCGCACACTGGCCTGGCAACATCAGCGCGTCATGTATGACTTGATCACACGCTGCGCGTGGGAAACAGTCAACACCTTCAGCCAAAACGACAACAAGCTGCGCGGCAGCGCAGGGGCGGTGACTGTACTGCATACCCATAACCGCCGACTGGACTATCACCCCCATGTGCATCTCGTCATGCCCGCTGTCGCCTTTAACCCCAAACAGCGACGCATGCGTCATAAACACGGCAACTACCTGTTTAACCACAAAGCCCTGGCCAAAGTATTTCGTGCCAAATTACTGGCAGGCATCAGACAAGCAGGACTCACCCTGCCAAACGATTACCCGACCGATTGGGTGGTGGATTGCAAAGCCGTCGGCACTGGACAGCACGCTCTGATCTACCTTGGGCGCTATCTGTATCGGGGGGTGATACAGGAGAAAGACATCCTCTCCGACCGGCATGGTCAGGTCACCTTCCGTTACCGGAACAGCCAAACCAAACAAATGGAAACCCGTACCTTGAGTGGTGTAGCCTTCCTGCGACTGATACTGCAACACATTCTGCCCAAAGGCTACCGCCGCGCCCGCAACTTTGGCTACCTGCATCCCAATAGCAAACTACTCACCCAGCTACAGCTGACCCACCTATGGCGACGGAACAATCCGCCGCCAGCGCAACCCAGACCAGCGATACGTTGCCAATGTTGCGGTGGGGTGATGAAGATAGTGCGCACACGTATCAAAGCGATACCGCTAGCCACATCAGCCCCATCTATAAAACGGGAACACAGAGCAGATGACACAGGGTGGGAGACCATGCGCTAA
- a CDS encoding transglutaminase-like domain-containing protein, whose protein sequence is MKQYLEHSDYIDWQHPLILTQAKELATANSSDEAIAESCFKFVRDHIKHSWDYRQNPVTCKASEVLIHGTGYCYAKSHLLAALLRANSIPAGLCYQRLSIDGNSPPYCLHGLNAVYLQQYGWYRIDARGNKSGVTAEFSPPMEALAFNITNTSERDFTEIWSEPLPLIINTLTQYQTVEEVFQHLPDIEII, encoded by the coding sequence ATGAAACAATATCTTGAACATAGTGACTACATAGACTGGCAACATCCACTCATACTCACACAAGCCAAAGAACTGGCAACAGCTAATTCTTCAGATGAAGCGATAGCTGAAAGTTGCTTCAAGTTTGTTCGTGATCACATCAAACACAGCTGGGACTACCGTCAAAACCCTGTCACATGCAAAGCATCTGAGGTCTTAATACATGGAACAGGCTATTGTTACGCTAAAAGCCATCTATTAGCCGCGCTACTTAGAGCCAATAGTATTCCAGCAGGGCTGTGTTACCAACGATTATCTATCGATGGCAACAGCCCACCTTACTGCCTTCACGGCTTAAACGCCGTTTATCTCCAACAGTACGGATGGTATCGAATTGACGCCCGAGGTAACAAGTCAGGTGTCACTGCTGAATTCAGTCCACCTATGGAAGCCTTAGCTTTCAACATTACAAACACCTCGGAGAGGGATTTCACCGAAATCTGGAGCGAGCCTCTACCGCTAATAATTAATACACTTACCCAATATCAAACCGTAGAAGAAGTGTTTCAGCATCTGCCTGATATTGAGATTATATAA
- a CDS encoding NAD(P)H-dependent glycerol-3-phosphate dehydrogenase: protein MKLAILGAGAWGTALAVNFAPRHQVTLWARNPEQIAIMQADKCNTRYLPDVNLPPQLQLSSDLNDSIANADAIIVATPSGAFRSTLSKIADKVGTTPVIWVCKGFETGTMKLPHQIANETLNAATPRGALSGPSFAKEVAAGLPTALTLASEQTATLALASQLHNHHLRVYTSTDVIGVEVGGALKNVIAIAAGISDGLHFGYNARAALISRSLAEMTRLGHKLGGHTETFMGLTGMGDLILTATADLSRNRQVGLRLAAGMSLEAILRDLGHIAEGVTTTKEVEQLAQQLGVDMPIVHAVYQILYQGVAPKTAVEALLNREPKAEVVE from the coding sequence ATGAAACTAGCCATACTCGGTGCTGGCGCATGGGGAACCGCACTTGCGGTTAATTTTGCACCACGACACCAAGTCACCCTGTGGGCACGCAACCCTGAACAAATTGCAATAATGCAGGCAGATAAATGCAACACACGCTATCTGCCCGATGTGAACCTGCCGCCTCAACTCCAATTAAGCAGCGACCTTAATGACAGCATAGCCAACGCCGACGCAATTATAGTCGCTACTCCCAGCGGCGCCTTCCGCAGCACGCTGAGCAAAATCGCAGATAAAGTTGGCACTACCCCAGTCATCTGGGTATGCAAAGGCTTTGAAACAGGCACCATGAAACTGCCGCATCAAATCGCCAATGAAACACTCAATGCCGCAACCCCACGCGGAGCGCTTTCAGGGCCCAGCTTCGCCAAAGAAGTTGCTGCGGGTCTACCCACTGCGCTCACCTTAGCCAGCGAACAAACTGCAACCCTCGCACTCGCCAGTCAGTTACACAACCACCATTTACGTGTATATACCAGCACCGATGTGATTGGTGTAGAAGTCGGCGGCGCGCTGAAAAATGTCATCGCCATTGCCGCAGGCATCTCCGATGGCCTGCACTTCGGCTACAACGCCCGCGCCGCACTGATTTCACGCAGCTTGGCAGAAATGACGCGTCTGGGTCATAAATTAGGTGGACACACCGAAACTTTCATGGGATTAACTGGCATGGGCGACCTAATCCTCACCGCCACCGCAGACCTCTCCCGTAATCGCCAGGTCGGCTTGCGCCTGGCTGCAGGCATGAGCCTGGAAGCCATACTCCGCGACCTCGGTCACATCGCCGAGGGCGTCACCACCACCAAAGAAGTCGAGCAACTTGCACAACAACTAGGCGTAGACATGCCCATCGTTCACGCCGTATATCAAATACTGTATCAAGGTGTTGCGCCCAAGACGGCAGTTGAAGCGCTGTTAAATCGGGAGCCTAAGGCTGAAGTGGTAGAGTAA
- a CDS encoding SH3 domain-containing protein: protein MYRLLFAIAMLCALPVQALDFRSTANTAAVLYDAPSTEATRLFVLSKGYPLEVVVIITGWAKVRDSSGAMAWIALDQLSTTRTLVVRSASTIRNTPNDNAPVTAQVAANVILVWLENSGEWAKVRLPNQSTGYIKLNQVWGT from the coding sequence ATGTACCGTCTGCTATTCGCCATCGCCATGCTCTGTGCCTTACCGGTACAGGCACTGGATTTCCGCTCTACTGCAAATACAGCGGCCGTCTTGTATGATGCACCCTCGACCGAAGCAACACGCTTATTTGTATTAAGCAAAGGCTATCCGTTAGAAGTTGTGGTTATCATCACCGGCTGGGCAAAAGTGCGCGATAGCAGCGGAGCTATGGCATGGATAGCGCTGGACCAACTGAGCACGACACGCACGCTGGTCGTGCGCAGTGCTAGCACAATTCGCAACACTCCCAACGACAACGCGCCTGTCACCGCGCAAGTCGCCGCCAACGTAATACTCGTCTGGCTGGAAAATAGTGGTGAGTGGGCAAAAGTACGCCTGCCTAATCAAAGTACAGGCTATATCAAACTCAATCAGGTATGGGGCACATGA
- the secB gene encoding protein-export chaperone SecB codes for MSDQEPQAVFAIEKLYVKDASLEVPNAPNIFLEREAPEIDVQLATQSAPIAEDVYETSLTATVTAKVGDKIMFLVEVTQAGIFRIAQIPAEQLDPVLGIGCPNIVFPYLRETVSDLVNRAGFPPVILNPVNFEALYMQQKQELANGATTH; via the coding sequence ATGAGCGATCAGGAACCACAAGCAGTATTTGCCATCGAAAAACTATACGTCAAAGACGCTTCTTTAGAAGTCCCTAACGCACCCAATATATTCCTCGAACGCGAAGCGCCAGAAATCGATGTGCAATTAGCAACCCAAAGCGCTCCAATCGCCGAAGACGTCTATGAAACATCATTGACCGCAACTGTTACTGCTAAAGTTGGCGACAAAATCATGTTCCTGGTAGAAGTTACTCAGGCTGGCATTTTCCGTATTGCACAAATCCCTGCAGAGCAACTGGATCCAGTTCTTGGCATAGGCTGCCCGAATATTGTTTTCCCTTACTTGCGTGAAACCGTTTCAGACTTAGTCAACCGCGCCGGTTTCCCACCTGTAATTTTGAATCCAGTTAACTTTGAAGCCTTGTACATGCAACAAAAACAAGAGCTCGCTAACGGCGCAACCACGCATTAA
- a CDS encoding type II toxin-antitoxin system Phd/YefM family antitoxin — translation MSVTTLSSREFNQDASGAKKAAMQGPVFITDRGRPAHVLLSIADYQKMVGGASNIVDMLAMTADVEFEPVRAGGLYRAADLS, via the coding sequence ATGTCAGTTACAACATTATCTAGTCGTGAATTTAATCAGGATGCGAGTGGTGCCAAGAAGGCAGCAATGCAAGGCCCCGTGTTTATTACCGACCGAGGCAGGCCTGCGCATGTGTTATTGAGCATAGCAGATTATCAAAAAATGGTCGGAGGGGCTTCTAATATCGTCGATATGTTAGCGATGACTGCTGATGTCGAATTTGAGCCTGTACGCGCAGGTGGTCTATATCGTGCGGCGGATTTGAGCTGA
- a CDS encoding type II toxin-antitoxin system VapC family toxin — MFLLDTNVVSELRRAKTGKADQHVVAWAATVPQAALYLSAISLLELEMGVLSVARRDAAQGAMLRDWLDGHVLPAFAGRILDVDTAVALCCARLPVPDPCAERDALIAATAIVHGMTVVTRNVADFTATGAALFNPWNVAK, encoded by the coding sequence ATGTTTTTGCTGGATACTAATGTCGTCTCAGAACTGCGACGCGCCAAAACAGGTAAGGCCGATCAGCATGTTGTTGCCTGGGCTGCTACTGTGCCACAAGCGGCATTGTATTTGTCTGCAATTAGCTTGTTAGAGCTGGAAATGGGAGTGTTGTCAGTGGCGCGGCGCGATGCGGCGCAGGGGGCGATGCTACGAGATTGGCTGGATGGTCATGTTTTGCCTGCGTTTGCAGGACGAATACTGGATGTGGATACAGCAGTGGCACTCTGTTGTGCGCGTTTGCCTGTGCCAGATCCATGCGCAGAACGCGATGCATTGATTGCAGCGACGGCTATCGTGCATGGAATGACGGTGGTGACGCGCAATGTTGCAGATTTTACGGCGACGGGAGCGGCGCTGTTTAACCCTTGGAATGTAGCAAAATGA